In Brachybacterium saurashtrense, the genomic stretch AGCGAGGCGGGGTCCCAGCGCGTGAGCACGTCGGCCGCGGTGCCGCAGCCGGGGATCCCCAGCGAGTCGCCGATCCTGCCCATCACCTGCGCCGTGCTCTCGCCGCGGTCGAACCGGTCCCGCAGGGTCACCGCGCCGTCCCGCTTGGCCAGGCGGTCCCCGCGAGCGTTGACCGCGAGCGGCACGTGCGCGTACGACGGGGCGGGCAGGCCCAGCAGGTGCGCGAGATACGCCTGCCGCGGGGCGGAGCTCAGCAGGTCGTCGGCCCGCACCACCTGGTCCACCCCGGCCGCGGCGTCGTCCACCACCACGGCCAGGTTGTAGGCGACCACGCCGTCGCCGCGGCGCAGCACGAGGTCGTCCACCGTGCCGTGCACCTGCCCGGCCCACAGGTCCTGCACGCTCCAGGCGTCGGTGCCAGCGCGCAGGCGCAGCGCGGGCTCGCGGCGCAGCGCGCGCATCCGCTCTCGGCCCGCCTCGCGAGCCGCCGGGGCGAGGTCGCGGCAGGTGCCCGGGTAGGCGCCGGGCGGGGCGTGCGGGGCGCTGGGCGCCTCGAGGATCTCCCGCCGCGTGCAGTAGCACTCGTACACCAGGCCCTGCGCGGTGAGCGCGTCCAGCGCGGCCCGATGCGCCGCGCCGCGTTCCGACTGGCGCACCACCTCGCCGTCCCAGTCGAGACCGAGCGCCGCGAGATCCTCCAGCTGGCGCTGCTCGGCGCCCTCGCGCACCCGGTCGAGGTCCTCGATCCGCAGGTGGAAGGCGCGGGAGCTTCCCCGGGCGAGCGCCCAGGCGAGCACGGCGGTGCGGAGGTTCCCCAGGTGGAGGTCGCCGCTGGGGGAGGGGGCGTAGCGGCCGGCGCCGACGGGCGTGGACATGGCCGCGAGTCTACGGGCGGTCGCGCGAGGGCCCAGCGTCCGGGTGGCTGCGCGAGGGCACTGCGCCCGGGCGGGCGCGCGAGGGTTCTGTGCGCGGGCGGCCGACGGACTGACCGGCCCGGTGCGCGGGCCGGGCGTGCGCCGGCAGCACCAGCAGCACGCCGCCGTCCCGCCCGCCCGGCACCGGGCGCTGCGACGGTGCGGGCTCGAAGCCGAGCCGGGCGGCCAGCGTGCGCGAGGGGGCGTTGCCTCCCGCGGTCACCGCGACCACCTCCTCGTCGCGCCCGCCGAGGCGCGGGTGGGCGAGCACGGCGCGCATCGCCTCCTGCGCGACGCCGCGCCCCGTGAGCGCAGGGTCCAGCCGCCAGTAGGCGCTCAGCAGCCGTCGGCCCTCCGCCTCGAGCGGGGCGAGGCCCACCACGCCCAGCAGTCCCGGCGGCAGGGCCGCCGCGTCGGCCTCCTCGCCCGCCGACCCCTGCAGCGCCCGCATGCCGTGCCTCTCCCGCGCCTGCGCGTGGTGCGGCTCCAGTGGCGGCGCGTCGTGCCGCTCCCGCGCCCGCACGGCGAGGTGGCCCGCCCCGTGCCGCCGCCAGTCCTCGCGCCAGCGCGCGAGAGCCCATTCCATCTGGGCGCGCTCGGTGAGAAGAGCGGTGAGATCCTCCACGAAGGCCCGAGGATCGGCGTGCAGCGCGAACAGCGCCTCGAGATCCTCGGGCGCCACCGGGGTGAGCACCAGGCGCGCCGTGGTCAGCACCGGTCCGGGCAGAGAAGCGGCGCGGCGCCCGCCGTCCGAGGACGGGGGCGCCGCGCCGTCATGCACGGGGTGCTCCGTGACGGGCTCGGGGCTCGCTCAGGCGTCGCCGCGGTGGCTGCCGCGCTTCTCGTCGTCGCCGGAGGCCTCCGGATCCGAGTCCACCTTGACCTCCTTGGGCTCCACGTCGGAGCCGCGGTCCTCACCCTTCAGGGCGGAGGCGACGTCGCCGGCATCGGCCGAGCCGACGGTGTCGGAGACGGTCGAGGAGTCCGAGTCGTCGCCCGCGGAGGCGGGGTAGTGGGCGCGGGCGAAGTCCGCGGGTGGGGCCCACGGATCCTCGACCGGGCGGGTCTTCTGCCACACGATGTAGCCCGCGGCGGCACCGGCGGCGGCCAGGCCCAGCACCAGCAGCACCTTGCCGGCGCGGCCCTTCTTCTGCGGGGTGGGCTCGAGCACGGCGGAGCGGATGTCGTCCTGGCCCTTGTCGAGCTCCTTGCGCGCGGCGTCGACGGCGGCCTTCAGCACGGTGCCGGAGGTCTCCACCGTCTTGCGCGCGCGGGGTAGGTAGTCGTCCTGCACGTCGTGGCGGAGCTTCTCCGCCCGCGGGCCGAGGTTCGCGGAGAGCTTCTCCGACTGCTCGCGCAGCCGCTCCTGCGCCTCCGGGGCGTACTGGTCGTACAGCTCGGTCGCGCGGGCACGCGCCTCGCGGGCGCCCTCGGAGACGACAGGGCCCACCGTGGCGGCGAGCTTCTGCAGCTCCTCGACGGCCTTCTCCGCCTTCTGCGCGGTGCTCCCGGCCGCCTCAGCGGTCACGGCGGCCTGCTTCTTGGCCTTCTTGGCCTCGCGCTTGGTGGTCAGCGCCATGGGTCTCCCCTTTCGGTCGAATCCGCCGGATCGGGCCGACGGTGGTCCCTGGGCCGGAGCAGCGCACGGCTGCCGCGGACCCGTGTGGCACAACTCTAACGCGAGCGGCTCCACCCGCTCACAGCGGATGTCGAGACAGGCGCGTAGCAGGACGGCGGAGCGGTGGTCCCGTCCGGTCGGTCGGGCACCCGTGTGGGAGGATGAGCGCATGTTCGCAACTCTGCACACCAACCATGGGGACATCCGCCTCGAGCTGTTCCCCGACCACGCCCCGAAGACCGTCAAGAACTTCGTGGGCCTCGCCGAGGGCTCCCAGGAGTTCGCCGATCCCGAGACCGGCGAGAAGGTGACCCGCCCGTTCTACGACGGCGTGATCTTCCACCGCATCATCGCGGGCTTCATGCTCCAGGGCGGCGACCCGCTGGGCACCGGCACCGGCGGCCCCGGCTACACCTTCGACGACGAGATCTCGGAGAAGAACTTCAACGAGCCCTACGTGCTGGCCATGGCCAACGCCGGCCAGCGCCGCAACGCGCTCACCGGTCGCCCCTCGGGCACCAACGGCTCGCAGTTCTTCATCACCGTGGGCCCCACCCCGCACCTGCAGGGCAAGCACACCGTGTTCGGCCAGGTCGCCGACGAGGACTCGAAGAAGATCGTCGACCAGATCGAGAACGTCAAGACCGACATGCGCGACCGCCCCCTCGAGGACGTCGTCATCGAGAAGGTCACCATCGAGAAGTGAGCCGACGGGCGCCCTGCGCCCGCCCGGTACGCACAGCGCCGCCGGCGCCGTCGCCCCTGCGACGGCCCGGCGGCGCTCTCGTGCGCGGGGGCTCGTGCCTCGCAGCACGTCGATCAGGCTCTGCCTGTCGTGGTGATCTCCTGCCGCTCGTGCCTCGCAGCACGTCGATCAGGCTCTGCCTGTCGTGCTGATCTCCTGCCGCTCGTGCCTCGCAGCACGTCGATCAGGCTCTGCCTGTCGTGCTGATCTCCTGCCGCTCGTGCCTCGCAGCACGTCGATCAGCTGATGGCCACGCCGAGGGCGGCGCCGATGCCGTAGGTGACCAGCAGTGCCAGCACGCCGCCGATGATCGTGCGGATGGTGGCGGTGCGGGCGTCGGCCTGGCCCAGTCGGGCGCTCACCACGCCCAGCAGCGCCAGCGCGACCACCACCGCCACCAGCGTGGCAGGCAGGCGCCACACGGGCGGGCTGGCGAGGATCGCGGCCAGCGGGATGATCCCGCCGAGGGTGAAGGCCAGCAGGGAGGCGAGCGCCGCCGAGAGCGGCGAGACCACGCTGTCCTGCTCCACGCCGTGGCGGAAACGGGTGTGGGCGGTGAGCGCGTCGTGCCGCTCCAGGGAGTCGGCCACCTCGCCCACCACGTCGCCCGGGATCCCGCTTTCGCCCAGCGCCTCCACCAGGCGATCGTGCTCGCCCGCGGGATCCTCCGCGAGGCCGCGCCGGGTGCGCTCGATGAGCGCGCGGTCCGTGTCGCGCTGGGTGGAGACGGAGACGTACTCGCCCATCGCCATCGACAGCGCGCCGGCGATGAGGGCCGCGAGGCCGGCCACGAGCAGCCACTGGATGTCGGTGGTGGCACCGGCGACGCCCACGGCCAGGCCGGCGACCGAGACGATCCCGTCGTTCGCGCCGAGCACCCCGGCGCGCAGCTGGTTGATGCGATCCGAACGGCTGGTGCGCTCCTCGGCATGCTCTCGGCCCGCGGCCGACGGGGCGGGCGGGCTCGACGGGGTGGGGGCGGCCGTCGGGCGCGGCGGGGCGGTGGGACCGGTGGGAGGCAGATCGACGAGGCTCATGCCCTGAGTCTATTTTTTGGATTCAGTCCAAACAAGGCAGGAAAGGCTACCCTGACCTGCAACGACGGGTGAGGATAGCCTTCCCGAATCAGCCGTGGCGAAGGGCCTTCGGCCCCTCTGCGTCACCTTCGCGCGCCGCTCGGTGCCGTCCTCCCGTGCCGCCCGGGGCAGCGCGTGCGCCCCGCTCCGGCCCAGCTCCCCGTGGTGGAATGGCGCCATGGACAGACCCAGCTACGGCTACAGCGCCGATGACGTCCCTCCGCCGCAGGACGGGCCCGGAGGGCAGGAGCAGGGCCAGCCGGTGTGCCCGCGCCACCCCGACCGCGTGAGCTACGTGCGCTGCAAGCGCTGCGACCGCCCGGCGTGCCCCGAGTGCCAGCGGCCCGCCTCCGTGGGCGTGCTCTGCGCGGACTGCGCACGAGAGGTCTCCCGGCAGCGCGCCTCCACCCGCCCTCGCAACGCGATGGGCGGCGCGATGGGGCGCAGCAGGCCGCTGGTCACCTACACCTTGATCGGCCTGTGCGTGCTGGCGTACCTGGGGCAGATGGCGGCCCCGCAGATCGTCACGCAGCTGGCGATCTTCGCGCCGTTCCGCGCGCTCGCCATGCCGTGGACCTTCTTCACCGCGGGGTTCCTGCACGGCGGCGTGCTCCACCTCGCCCTGAACATGTACGCGCTGTGGGCGGTGGGCCAGTACCTGGAGCGCACCCTCGGCCACGTCCGGTACCTCGCCGTCTACCTGGTCTCCGTGCTGGGCGGGCACACGGCCGTGTACCTGCTGGCCGACGCCACGAGCCAGGAATGGGTCACCGGCACCCTCGGCGCCAGCGGCGGCGTGTTCGGCCTGTTCGCGGCCATGTTCATCGTGAACCGACACCTGGGCGGACAGACGGCCCAGATCCTCGTGCTGATCGGCCTGAACCTGGTCATCACCTTCACCGTCCCCAACATCTCCTGGCAGGGCCACCTGGGCGGCCTCCTGCTCGGCGCGGCCATGACCGCCGGGATGTTCGCCCTGCGCCCGCGCGCCGCACCGGGCGCGGACAGGCAGGCCCTCGCCCGGCGCTCCGCGCTGGTGCATGCAGGCGTGATCACCGCCGGCGTGCTGCTGTGCCTGGCGCTGATCGCGCTCAAGGCGATGATGGTGCTCGCTCTCTGAGCACTCCGCCCCGAGGGGCGTGACATCGGCACCGGGGTGGGCCGGGGTGGCGAGGCGGCCGCCCCGGCCCACCCCTCTACCACGGATCACGAGAAGGTCACGACGGGTCGCGCGAACTACACGGCTGTGCTTTTCCCCAGATGTGGACGGAGATGGGGACAACTCTGCGAATCGTTGGGGACAGAGCGCTCGCGCTGTGGAAAACCGTGGGTCGGGTGTGGACGGACAGTGGGGACGGCGGCGCGCCCCTGCCATGCGATGTGGGAAGTGTCCGATCGGTAGGACGTCTCTCACGCCGGAGACGCGCGGAAGAAGTGCCCGGAGGGCCGACGAGGCTGCCGCAGCACCCCTCTGTGACCTGGGGCGATGAGAGTCTTCGGGGAAGTGTTCACGGGGTGTCCCTCTGCGCGTCGGGCCGCGCGGCTGCGAGGTCACGATCCGTGCGACACGCCCGGGGAGTGCCTCGCACCTGCAGAACTACACCGATGTGATTGGTTCACGGATGTGGAAAACTCTGTGGACAGAAGTGTGCGGGTCGTGCACATCAGCCGCTCGACGGTGTCTGTGGGCCGTTCTGCACCGGTTGTGCACACTGCCGGAGCGTGCGCCGTCCCCAGCACGCCGCCCTGGTTGACAGGGGGCAGGGCGTGCGCGCGTGGCCGAGCGGGAGGCCTCAGTGCTCGGCGCCGCCCGAGACGGCGGCGTCCACCTCGGTGCGCAGCGCCGCCAGCGCCATCCGCGCCAGCTCCCGCCCCGTGGTCCCGACGTCGATCACCTCGTCCGACGGCACGTGGACGAACCCGCCACGGGTCCCGGCGAGGTCCGCGTCCGTGGCGAGCAGGTGCTGGAGCGAGTAGAAGACGTCGTTGCACACGTAGGTCCCGGCGGTCTGCGAGACCGCCGCCGGGGCGTCCTCAGCGGCCGCCACCATCGCCTTGATCGGCAGGGAGCTGAAGTAGCCCACGGGACCGCCCGCGACCACCGGCTCGTCCACCGGGCTCACCCCCGCGTTGTCGGGGATCCGGGTATCGCGCACGTTCACCGCCGTGCGCTCGGGCATGATCCGCGTGCGCCCCGAGGCCAGGCCCACCGCGATCACCACCTTCGGGCGGAGCTCGCGCACGGCCTCGGCGAGCAGCGGGCCGGCCCGATGGAACTCCACTGGCAGCTCGCGGACCTCCACGGAGATGCCCTCGGCGCGCAGCAGCGGCACCGCGACCTGCACCGCCTCCCAGGACTCGTTCGACGCCGCCCCGTCGAAGGGGACGAAGCCTGTCAGCAGGATGTCGGTGCTCATGGAAACCAGCCTACGGAGAATTCAGAGGCGACGGGGGTGCGCCGGCCGTACGCTGGGTCGATGCCCGAGGAGCCCGTCCAGCCCGTCCAGCCCGATCTCGCGACCCTGCACCCGCCCTACGGGCTCGTGCTCCGCGCCGGGGATCTCACCCTGCGCCCGCTCGCGGAGGCGGATCTGCCTGAGTACACCACGCTCATCCGTCGGCCGATCTTCGAGGATCCCCACTCGGCGCACGTCTTCCCCTGGTATCGGGCGGAGCCGGAGACCCGAGTGCGGGAATCGCTGCGCTTCCAGTGGCGGCTGCGCAGCGGACTGGGCCCCGAGCAGTGGACCCTCCCGTTCGGGGTGTGGGCCGACGGGCGGCTGATCGGCTGCCAGGACGTCTCCGCCGAGCGCTTCGCGCAGCGCTGCACCGTCACCTCCGGCTCCTGGCTGACGCTGGACATGCACGGCCGCGGATACGGGCGGCTGATGCGGCAGGCGATGCTGGTGTTCGCCTTCGATCACCTCGGCGCCGTGCGGGCCGAGTCCTCCGCGGTGCTCGGCAACGACCGCTCCACCGGCGTCTCGCGAGCCTGCGGCTACGTGG encodes the following:
- the gluQRS gene encoding tRNA glutamyl-Q(34) synthetase GluQRS produces the protein MSTPVGAGRYAPSPSGDLHLGNLRTAVLAWALARGSSRAFHLRIEDLDRVREGAEQRQLEDLAALGLDWDGEVVRQSERGAAHRAALDALTAQGLVYECYCTRREILEAPSAPHAPPGAYPGTCRDLAPAAREAGRERMRALRREPALRLRAGTDAWSVQDLWAGQVHGTVDDLVLRRGDGVVAYNLAVVVDDAAAGVDQVVRADDLLSSAPRQAYLAHLLGLPAPSYAHVPLAVNARGDRLAKRDGAVTLRDRFDRGESTAQVMGRIGDSLGIPGCGTAADVLTRWDPASLVREPWVVELPD
- a CDS encoding VIT1/CCC1 transporter family protein, whose protein sequence is MSLVDLPPTGPTAPPRPTAAPTPSSPPAPSAAGREHAEERTSRSDRINQLRAGVLGANDGIVSVAGLAVGVAGATTDIQWLLVAGLAALIAGALSMAMGEYVSVSTQRDTDRALIERTRRGLAEDPAGEHDRLVEALGESGIPGDVVGEVADSLERHDALTAHTRFRHGVEQDSVVSPLSAALASLLAFTLGGIIPLAAILASPPVWRLPATLVAVVVALALLGVVSARLGQADARTATIRTIIGGVLALLVTYGIGAALGVAIS
- a CDS encoding GNAT family N-acetyltransferase, which encodes MPEEPVQPVQPDLATLHPPYGLVLRAGDLTLRPLAEADLPEYTTLIRRPIFEDPHSAHVFPWYRAEPETRVRESLRFQWRLRSGLGPEQWTLPFGVWADGRLIGCQDVSAERFAQRCTVTSGSWLTLDMHGRGYGRLMRQAMLVFAFDHLGAVRAESSAVLGNDRSTGVSRACGYVDNGTQLSSVPGSDELEQRFLVTPETFRRPDVPVEVEGLTAALRELLGA
- a CDS encoding rhomboid family intramembrane serine protease; this translates as MDRPSYGYSADDVPPPQDGPGGQEQGQPVCPRHPDRVSYVRCKRCDRPACPECQRPASVGVLCADCAREVSRQRASTRPRNAMGGAMGRSRPLVTYTLIGLCVLAYLGQMAAPQIVTQLAIFAPFRALAMPWTFFTAGFLHGGVLHLALNMYALWAVGQYLERTLGHVRYLAVYLVSVLGGHTAVYLLADATSQEWVTGTLGASGGVFGLFAAMFIVNRHLGGQTAQILVLIGLNLVITFTVPNISWQGHLGGLLLGAAMTAGMFALRPRAAPGADRQALARRSALVHAGVITAGVLLCLALIALKAMMVLAL
- a CDS encoding peptidylprolyl isomerase produces the protein MFATLHTNHGDIRLELFPDHAPKTVKNFVGLAEGSQEFADPETGEKVTRPFYDGVIFHRIIAGFMLQGGDPLGTGTGGPGYTFDDEISEKNFNEPYVLAMANAGQRRNALTGRPSGTNGSQFFITVGPTPHLQGKHTVFGQVADEDSKKIVDQIENVKTDMRDRPLEDVVIEKVTIEK
- a CDS encoding GNAT family N-acetyltransferase, translating into MHDGAAPPSSDGGRRAASLPGPVLTTARLVLTPVAPEDLEALFALHADPRAFVEDLTALLTERAQMEWALARWREDWRRHGAGHLAVRARERHDAPPLEPHHAQARERHGMRALQGSAGEEADAAALPPGLLGVVGLAPLEAEGRRLLSAYWRLDPALTGRGVAQEAMRAVLAHPRLGGRDEEVVAVTAGGNAPSRTLAARLGFEPAPSQRPVPGGRDGGVLLVLPAHARPAHRAGQSVGRPRTEPSRARPGAVPSRSHPDAGPSRDRP
- a CDS encoding pyroglutamyl-peptidase I, which encodes MSTDILLTGFVPFDGAASNESWEAVQVAVPLLRAEGISVEVRELPVEFHRAGPLLAEAVRELRPKVVIAVGLASGRTRIMPERTAVNVRDTRIPDNAGVSPVDEPVVAGGPVGYFSSLPIKAMVAAAEDAPAAVSQTAGTYVCNDVFYSLQHLLATDADLAGTRGGFVHVPSDEVIDVGTTGRELARMALAALRTEVDAAVSGGAEH